The window attcctcaccgcggtagccttCGCTGCCTTTGCTGATCTGCCAAAagtcggtggacttaaggagaacgaagggcggacttacagagaacgaagggaacgcctgtgtcctcacagcaacagcaatcgcaataGTAGCAACCCCTACTCACAaagtctctcgcttgtaaactattctttacatcgatccaagattggtatccttatcaggagtaccaagataagatttctccaactatatgaggaaatctctctattctgttgagaaaaatcctctattctattgaggaaaatcatttttcctaatttgtataaataggagagggaagtgcaaacacttcaagtgcttcaaaagtgtgagcaaagagcaggcgaaggccagtaaccagctcgatgcatgaagtacaacctcgaggaggcgggcgaagtcaagtaacctttgccttctcaactcttaagagaatgggcgaaaccgagtaccccagttctcttatctatccagcagaggagctctgcacaagttcaaagacccttcgaagataatggaagacaatagttgtcaaaatcctcaccaacggtgatcagtgctactgagagtagattgtccgcttcatttcccaacgaaatgccaatcgaaagcggaagtgatgcgaacctacttggatgtgacaactaactgaaagaagagtcaatgagcagattttgtggaggaaggacccaaaacttcagaagtttgcgaggcgatgctcgttaaagctccaacaagcatccacccagttctatttatacaaattaggaaaaagaattttcctcaacagaatagagaatttttctcaacagaataaagagatttcctcatattcttatcttctatcatgcccggtGCTCttgataaggataccaatcttggatcgatgcaaagaatggtttacaagcgagagacttTGTGAATAGGGCAAGAGCATATCACTACTACTATTGCGATTGCTATTGCTATGAGGACACAGGCGTTCCCTTTGTTCTCCGTaagtccgcccttcgttctccttaagtccaccgactTTTAATAGATCAACGAAGGCAGCGAAGGAAGGCTAccgtggtgaggaagatgaggattggccatggagcctcttaggaatgtggctacagcggcgttggtcgctggccgaagacaagggcgaagcttcacttttctcaacgacgttggtcattGGCCAaaggcaagggcgaagcttcgcttttctcaacgacgttggtcactggccgaagacaagggcgaagctttacttttctcaacgacgttggtcgctagCCAAAACAATAGCGAAatttcgcttttctcactgctctaataccatgataaaaataatagaagataagaacaattattgaagaagctttattgaagaaatgaaaatgcttcaatacattaacatgttccctctcctatttatacaaattaagaaaaatgattttcttcaagaatagaggatttttctcaatagaatagagaaatttcctcgtatagttagggAATGTATTACAGCATCACAAATTAACAAAACAAGCAGAGAAGATGTAGATTTGTGCCCTCTATCAAGATTTTACTTGACCTCATTGCGGAAGGGTTTAATATGGGTTTTTtcaattaaatataaatatataattaactatGTTTTTAATTTAAGTAATTTCTCTAATCAAGTGGGACATTTACATCTCTAAATTTCTAGTTGCTTAAAATCTAAGACGAGAATTCATTGCAATTATTAAATGTCATAGTTGGACTAGTCCCAGACGGTATACCAATGCCGTTGACGCAGGGAATGCAGACCAAGCTTGTCAGTAATTTCAGCAGCATTCATAGCATTTGGGAGGTCTTGTTTGTTCGCGAACACGAGCAAGACAGCATCACGCAACTCATCCTACAATGACCAAGAAAATGATCCAGGATAGAAAAGAAGAAATTGATcctataattttctatcctaataGCCAATATGCTCTGTGACATGCTTTGATCCTATAATTTTCTCAAAACTTGATTGATGTTACTTTAtatttaatcaaaagaaaatgcaATGTTATGTTACATTTTCTGTTAATGAATACAACAGTACATGGGTCACTTTGCTTCATATATAAGGGAGCAATAATATATAATGCCATGGAAATTTTGTACTTTGCAAAAGCAATAACTTCAGGTATCATGCCACCCATGGTCAAGCATGATTGACTGACAAAACTGTACACAGTCAATTGTTTACGAAATACCTTTTCCAGAATCAATTACATTCTGAATAGCTTtcttgaagaaaagaaaagaaaagaaaacactctTTTAGTACCTTTAGTTCACTTTAAATCAAATATGATAGGGACATCAACTTATAGCCAAGGGCTGAGCTAGGGTTTACCAATATGATGAGCCTACAAAAATTTACAGTTTTGGACCATGTCAAGAAACACAGTGCCATTCTCAATACGTATGTTAGCTAGCGGTAAGAAAGTGCTAGAAGATTAATATGAATACAAGAAGTTCTAGTTAAAAAAAGAAAGTAGTCATTCTGTAAAATGTGGAGTATAAATAAGAGTGTAAGATAGTTGCATTCTTTCATCATAAAGACTCGCTTAAAAACAGATAAATCATCACAATCAAAATACACAAAATATATCGGTAAATTTAAAGATCACATACCCGATCAAGTATATGTTTGTCTTTCGGTTTCATATTTATAAGAGACTTACTAAATAATTTCCTTCTGGGATGGTACATGATTGAGATGGAGTCGATTTAAGGGGCCATTGTGAGACTTTTTACCCTATGGTTAAGTAAGCTAAGAGGTTAAAAAAAAAGGAACCTATGGTGTAGGTGCAAATCCTTAGGTGGCATATAGATCTAATGCTGTTTCTATCCAACAAGATATGGTGATAAAGATTGTATGCAACAATGTTCTTTGGGTATCAAAATTTGTTTATGATGGAAATTGTAGAAAACACAAGAACAGCCCCTGTGAGTGTGATATTTTCACTAGTTAACAAAAATTTATTTGACGGAGGAATATTTCTGGGTTACAAATATCGATTTTAATCAAGTGGATTGACATATCTAATTTTAGTACAACATGCAAGCCAATACCATATGCAAATAAATAGTACATCCAATTATGTCAGCTTTATAGTCGCTGCTAAATAAAGACAAGTCAATATCAAAGATAAAAGATTAGAGGCATTATGCATGGAGAACTACCTCATTAAGCATCCTTTGAAGCTCATCCCTTGCTTCAGCCACACGATCTCTGCCATTGCTGTCAACAACAAGACCCTGGGTGTTCTGGAAGTAATGCCTCCATAAAGGTCTGATCTGTTATCACATGGCCAGATTACCAGAACCTCAGTCAAActataaaaagaaacatagatggGCCAATGATAATTCACAAGAATTTTATACATTAAAAGAAATTTTAGTAGTGTTTAATTTCATTAATTAACGATCAGAAATAGTAGATTTCAGTGTCATTAAATTATTCGATGTCAATTATTTCACCTATTTTCCTAACTCAACACTTGTCTGCATCAGTAAAACAGGTACATTTTAAGAAGGCAAAAATTAGCCATTTGTCATGCATAATAAGAAAAATTTTAGAGATTTATGGATGTACCTTATCCTGACCACCAACATCCCATACGGtgaagctaatatttttatactcTACAGTCTCAACGTTAAACCCTGTATTAATGGACGTGGTTAACAAGTGTATAGAGTAGATATACAACACTGTTACTGGACTTCTTTTTCTAACAATATGGTCATAAAATTTACACAAAATGCTAAACAACAAAACTCAATTTCCATCATAAGAGGGACAAAAAGTTGACAAGCATGTTATCCAACTTTTTTAAAAGTTGCTCTCGGGAAAAAAAATTATCTCCGTTTCTAGTGCTATAAATGCATAAAAGCAGTATCCAAGACCATAATTGTGATTTGAGATAATATATATGCAAGAAATAATTTCAAAAACTTTAGATGAATGTGATCATCTATAAGCCGAATTAGAAGAATTTGGTTGAACCGTCAACAGGAAACTCTCTTCCAAGAACTTGAAAAATCTGCACCATTGCCCCAAAAAATGCATAAGATTCACAAGTGCGGATAAGATTCTGAAGAAAGATCAATGCTACCAATTATTTTAGTGAATATTCAATATactaaaaagaaaagataaatgcTTTGGCAACAATCAGCAAGTAACCCAGTATATATGATAAAAATCTATTACAGATCATGACGAGAGGCACGTCATTCACATGTTACCATTATGACAAGAGCCAAGGGCATATACTTGACATTGAACTCATATAAGAGTTTTTTGAGTGATGAGAATTGGAATCCCTTCAATGACTCATAAATTATATGTGAAATTCAAGAGGTGTGCCCCTACTTGATTCCTTAAGTCACCACTGTAGAGGGtggatggtggtaccacttaTAGCAGATAAAACTGTGTAAATTAATTCTTTGCATACTTTATATTGGTGGGAACCTCATAAAAGATGTATATCCCTTCTTTATCCTAGCATCTTAATCAGAAGAGCTTCTAGCCAGAACAATTGGAAGAGGAGAGCTTAACGAGGAAATGTGGTATGAGGTAATGCAATACCATCAATCTATGTGGTATGCGCGCCCTTGGGACGATTGCATGCGGGCAGTGcaagcataaaaaaatttaattatgttatatttaaaatattaaaataacttATATGTCAGGATTAAAATCAAGTGTATAGATTTAATTTTAACGATacctaccttttgatgtcatatgtTCATCAGAGATTTCATTTGATTTGCTAAGCATCGtctttgatccaagattgctCCAAGATTGTTGCAGGCACCGATCCAAGATTACTACAGGCGCCATCTGCAAGGAATGCAAAGAGTAGatactttctcctctcttcctatcctttcacaagacccacacagattgatggattttgggggagagggttttggggagagagttgaGGAGAAAAACTGAAATCCCTCAACGGAGAGGTGCGTCTGTATGTGTATACGTGCTAACGTTAACGTTCTCTCAACCCCGTAGAGgtcctgtccttttataggcgagagcagagggtctatgaTAATATCTCAAGAGAttttctcccatcaaggttatctcccgagGAATCGTTCCATAAGTGGACTTTTATtttattggctaaaatatttcaccggaacccaattagttatatatcttatccaattataaaagagccacaaaatctaacattctcccacttgacccattaattgataagatataaaaaaatattcaaaatcaaaataaacaaaacaaaatttatttaaaaaataattttacctaattggattccgaagaatattgaaaagcattttatacatagtcatattttaaaataagtcaataagtccaataaacataataatactatattaagtccaactatcaatgcgagtcatagtatttcatcaatgtcatactcccttctatgtatcacaacattgttagtctttcctaatatagtccataatgacccttgtaatttgtcttgtcaagacaatcatgttattacattcaactataaatgtaaacaggatagcaaaaatatataactttaattaagcaagaagaatgctaataatagcatccacataaacatgcattacCATATCCTTTATAACTTGCTcataagccccattctaagaacatgttctttgaatattttacactgtaaggcttttgttaatggatcagcaatcatcatagtggtgctcaagttctcaattgacactaattatttctggactctttctctaaccaccaagtactttatctcaatatgCTTGGaacgtcattcttagagaagaaaactgctgtagtgttatcacaaaatatcttcaacggcctggcaattgagtcgaccaatcCAAGTCCTTAGATGAAATTTTGcaaccataaagcttgatttgtggcctcaaagcatgccacaaattcagcttccattgttgatgatgcaataagcgattgctttgcacttttccaagaaattgccccactagctaacataaatacaaatcctaaagtAGACATCCTAGTGTCGAGGCAATTTGCCAAATCAGCATCTAAATATCCTATCACTttaagctgatctgatctcctatatgtgagcatataatctttcgtcctttacagatatctcattactttctttgcagctttccaaaaTTTCATTCCTGGATTGCTTTGGTATCTTCGTaacattgcaactgcaaaactgatatctggtcttgtacaagtttgagcatataatagacttccaaccgtGCACCTATaagaaatattcttcatttgattcttttctaagataTTTCTttggcactggttttgactgaatttttcacctagtaataggtatatcattggcCGAGCAAAGTTGCATATTAAATTTTTCCAAAATATGATCAATATATTCTTTCTAAGACAattctaataatccttgagatctatccctgaatatctcaatgccaataacataagctgcctcattcatatcaaccatcttaaagttcttattgagaaatatcttggtttcgtgcaataaaccaagatcactactagcaagtaaaatatcatccacatataaaaccaatataataaacttgctcctacttaccttcaaatatatacactgatcaacagtgttttccttaaatttgaatgaagtaatagtattatgaaattttatataccattgtccagAAGCTTGTTTaaagccataaatggatttcttaagtttacaagcccaactttcttttcccttttcaatgaatccttcaggttgttccatatagatttcttcatccagatccccattcagaaatacagttttcacatccatctgatgtaactcaagatcataatgagctactaatgccatgacgattcttaatgagtcctttctagaaactggagaaaaagtctcattatagtcaatgccttccttctgagaaaaacctttggccacaagtctggctttatatcgctCGATATTGCCtgttgagtcacgttttgtcttaaagacccatttacaaccgactcttttataattattaggcaattcaacgagatcccaaacaccattctggaccattgattttaactcttctttcattgcatcataccattttttagAATCGTTACTTTATATGACTTGTAAAAACGATAAGggatctctttttattcctatatcataatctgattcttgtagatataccacataatcatcagaaatgacatgtttccttttcctttgagatattctcaaatttggcaattgtgattgttctacaagatcatcagcggcgacataaacatcatgtgagagtttttcgatgttattttgttgttcaccctcatcaatactctcctCGATATTAAAATTAATCCTTTGAGATTTtacactcccactgatttcatcattttctaataattttacattaccatattttactattttcatactatgattagggcaataaaatttgtatcccttggatttttctggataaccaataaaatatcctgaaatagttcttggattcaatttcttttcatgtggattaaatactcttatctctgcaagacacccccaaatatgtaaatgtcttagactgggcttcctaccaattcataactcaaatagagtcgatgaaactgatttaCTAGGAAccttgttcaagatgtacatagctgtcctaagagcttcaccccacatcgactcaggtatagaagaataactcatcatgctcctaaccatgtcaatcagagtacgatttcgcttTTCAGCAATACCATTCTGTTGTGGCACacttggtaatgcatattgagcacaaataccccgttatTATaaaaatctagcaaaaggaccaatattctaaCAAGATCTAGcatatctgtcataaaattcaccacctctgtcaaatctgataattttaacttttctatctaattgtctctcaacctcatttatgtatacttctagagtatcaacggcttgagacttttcatgtattagataaacatagccaAATCTGgatagatcatctataaatgtgataaaatatttttctccactaaaacaaggaatatgaaaTGGTCCgcaaatatcagtatgaataatctcaaggagttctttacttcttatgatatttttctttatatttttagtttgctttcccttaatgcaatctatacaaacattaaaatcaataaagtctaaatgttccaaaatattatccttcactaatctttcaattctttccttagaGATATGCCTCAAtcatctatgccacaatataaaaggtctttcattattgaaactacattTCAATCCAATacttgattgcagggtcattaatgtctttgcaaactcaagatccaaattaattctttacaaaccatcacacagaattcaagaaccaacttttattgaatcataaaacatgCTGAGTTTACcactatcaaaagaaagataatatcctaactcatcaattctagaaattgtagggataTAACATGTgttaacaagatccatcaagtgacctgtctttaagcgtagacgataagttcccattgatatcactttcactttaagacgatttcccataataatgaatctttcatattcttttaattttcgaattgaaagaaatccctgcatgttatttataacattagttgaagcaccagaattaATACACTAAGTGTTAGAagaaacttctgtaatgtttgattcgaaacatacaaaggtcgagttaatatatttcttttcgaacaaagtcttgcgtttaatacagtccttcttcacgtgtcctttcttgccacaaaagaagcactttatagtaaatgctttcttttcattagtccgtTTAACATTTCCAAACCCGGAAAATTTATTTGATTGATAAtgctttaattttcttttcttattaccctcCTTAAGTAGTagccatgacattatatgaactttcctaccttaatcttaattcttcctgaacacacatgctagtcaactcattcaagtctcacttatccttatttgtattgtagtgaatctttaATGGGCCAAATTGAGAAAGAaaagaattaagaataaattacacgagaaaagactcatcaacattcatgtctaatgttttaagttttgtagctttgtcagccatattgaggatgtgatcctgaattccttgagtgccatcatactgagccgtagtcagttTTTTCATTAATGTGTCAGtcaatgacttatcaacagatttaaatctgtcttcaataacctttaaatatttctttacgctagttgcaataggcaatgaagtctttatgttatttgcaattgtcattcttatgaatattaaactaagtctatcagatctttcccaagccttcaattcattaacttgttctacagtactttcattagtcaagtctgtaggcttttcaacaagtaatgctaaatcaagatctaatacacccagtgtgaattgcacatactctaactattctgaataatttgatctaaaTAGTACAGGGATACTAAATGCATAAGAATGTATATACTGAAGTACCACTACAAAAAATATagaacaacattaatgctttgagtttgtcaaaaattgataaactattgatatcattaacatatctagtgttcactcaagaatatttatgaagAACTGAtatcatccttgtggaatagtgtagctacctttgggtatacaaccctaaactgcaaggatatccaaaaacaatatcatcctacccatcacataattatttgaattagattctcctttagaattatctaaatatcctaattatatgtat of the Musa acuminata AAA Group cultivar baxijiao chromosome BXJ3-2, Cavendish_Baxijiao_AAA, whole genome shotgun sequence genome contains:
- the LOC103969028 gene encoding ADP-ribosylation factor 2-B; translation: MGLSFAKLFSRLFAKKEMRILMVGLDAAGKTTILYKLKLGEIVTTIPTIGFNVETVEYKNISFTVWDVGGQDKIRPLWRHYFQNTQGLVVDSNGRDRVAEARDELQRMLNEDELRDAVLLVFANKQDLPNAMNAAEITDKLGLHSLRQRHWYIQSTCATRLVRVYTRG